A region from the Salvia splendens isolate huo1 chromosome 15, SspV2, whole genome shotgun sequence genome encodes:
- the LOC121769241 gene encoding uncharacterized protein LOC121769241 isoform X2 — protein sequence MGEHLVVNMEQLPKPEVVEHSQPVAQAVSCGSSGKKSELVGSSSSAPEDEKVVVVVVGNEDADEEAPLIGMGECRICQEEDSISNLESPCACSGSLKYAHRKCVQYWCNEKGDITCEICHQPYQSGYTAPARPPSDETSIDIGGVWQIGTTLDMHDPRLLAIAEAERQLFEADYDDYNGTSNSGTAFCRSAALILMALLLLRHALSITDDGDGEGDDDASTFFSLFLLRAVGFLLPCYIMIWAISILQRRRQRQAATLAAARFAIVVQAAQSRGLLVASAAPAIASQATPHLEHV from the exons atgGGTGAGCATTtggtggtgaatatggagcaacTGCCGAAGCCCGAGGTAGTTGAGCATAGCCAGCCGGTTGCTCAAGCTGTTTCATGTGGTTCCTCGGGGAAGAAGTCTGAGTTGGTGGGGTCGTCATCATCAGCGCCGGAGGATGAGaaagtggtggtggtggtggtggggaatGAGGATGCAGACGAGGAGGCGCCCCTGATAGGAATGGGGGAGTGCCGGATTTGCCAGGAGGAGGATTCAATAAGTAATTTGGAGAGCCCTTGTGCTTGCAGTGGGAGCCTTAAG TATGCTCACCGTAAATGTGTTCAGTACTGGTGCAACGAGAAAGGAGACATTACTTGTGAGATCTGCCATCAG CCATATCAATCGGGCTACACTGCTCCCGCACGGCCTCCATCGGATGAAACCAGCATTGATATTGG GGGTGTCTGGCAAATCGGCACTACCCTTGATATGCACGACCCTCGACTACTGGCCATTGCTGAGGCTGAGCGCCAGTTGTTTGAAGCTGACTATGATGATTATAACGGTACAAGCAACAGTGGCACAGCATTTTGTCGTTCGGCTGCTTTAATT TTGATGGCTCTTCTGCTACTGAGGCATGCTCTGTCCATCACCGATGATGGAGATGGTGAGGGAGATGATGACGCTTCCACCTTCTTCTCT CTGTTCTTGCTCCGAGCAGTCGGTTTTCTCTTGCCTTGCTACATCATGATCTGGGCCATCAGTATCTTGCAGCGACGCAGGCAAAGACAG GCTGCGACTCTGGCAGCAGCTCGGTTTGCTATTGTCGTGCAAGCGGCACAAAGCAGAGGTCTCCTTGTCGCCTCAGCTGCACCCGCAATCGCTTCACAGGCTACTCCTCACCTCGAACACGTTTGA
- the LOC121769241 gene encoding uncharacterized protein LOC121769241 isoform X1: MGEHLVVNMEQLPKPEVVEHSQPVAQAVSCGSSGKKSELVGSSSSAPEDEKVVVVVVGNEDADEEAPLIGMGECRICQEEDSISNLESPCACSGSLKYAHRKCVQYWCNEKGDITCEICHQPYQSGYTAPARPPSDETSIDIGGVWQIGTTLDMHDPRLLAIAEAERQLFEADYDDYNGTSNSGTAFCRSAALILMALLLLRHALSITDDGDGEGDDDASTFFSLFLLRAVGFLLPCYIMIWAISILQRRRQRQEAATLAAARFAIVVQAAQSRGLLVASAAPAIASQATPHLEHV; encoded by the exons atgGGTGAGCATTtggtggtgaatatggagcaacTGCCGAAGCCCGAGGTAGTTGAGCATAGCCAGCCGGTTGCTCAAGCTGTTTCATGTGGTTCCTCGGGGAAGAAGTCTGAGTTGGTGGGGTCGTCATCATCAGCGCCGGAGGATGAGaaagtggtggtggtggtggtggggaatGAGGATGCAGACGAGGAGGCGCCCCTGATAGGAATGGGGGAGTGCCGGATTTGCCAGGAGGAGGATTCAATAAGTAATTTGGAGAGCCCTTGTGCTTGCAGTGGGAGCCTTAAG TATGCTCACCGTAAATGTGTTCAGTACTGGTGCAACGAGAAAGGAGACATTACTTGTGAGATCTGCCATCAG CCATATCAATCGGGCTACACTGCTCCCGCACGGCCTCCATCGGATGAAACCAGCATTGATATTGG GGGTGTCTGGCAAATCGGCACTACCCTTGATATGCACGACCCTCGACTACTGGCCATTGCTGAGGCTGAGCGCCAGTTGTTTGAAGCTGACTATGATGATTATAACGGTACAAGCAACAGTGGCACAGCATTTTGTCGTTCGGCTGCTTTAATT TTGATGGCTCTTCTGCTACTGAGGCATGCTCTGTCCATCACCGATGATGGAGATGGTGAGGGAGATGATGACGCTTCCACCTTCTTCTCT CTGTTCTTGCTCCGAGCAGTCGGTTTTCTCTTGCCTTGCTACATCATGATCTGGGCCATCAGTATCTTGCAGCGACGCAGGCAAAGACAG GAGGCTGCGACTCTGGCAGCAGCTCGGTTTGCTATTGTCGTGCAAGCGGCACAAAGCAGAGGTCTCCTTGTCGCCTCAGCTGCACCCGCAATCGCTTCACAGGCTACTCCTCACCTCGAACACGTTTGA